The segment gaaactgaaaatccTGCAGTCAAAGGAGAAAGATACTCGAGGTCCAAGGATGCCCAGAACAGCTAAAAAGGTGAGTAAAGAACCCTGTAGTTGCTGATGTACAGTAACTGTGTAGGACTTTGGGGTACCGGCACTGATGGTTTACTCATGTTTGACCCTCTCCCTCACTGTTTGCActtctgtgctccttaaagcTCTGATAACTACTTAATTATGGGGGGTGCCAAACAAAATGAACGAGTGAGAGTTGCCCTTTTTATTCCTGCTATACGAGTGAGTCTGTTGTAAAATTCCATATACATTATAGAAAAACTCTTTAAAACATAATTCAGCTTGTTTAATTGGGTTGCTGCTTTttgtgggggggtgggagggtgggTTGTGTGTCTATTAAGATAAAAGTAAGGTACAAACATTATTCTTTATAAGAATCAGACACAATTTCCTAACTCTTTTTACAGGTGCAGCGGAAGGtgctggagaaagaaatgacCGATCTTGGCCTTGACATGACTAATAAAGATGATGTAAGTTTCTGCTCATTTAACACTGTGTTCATCTGAAGGAGATCAGTTCCAGTCCATTTTTTTCAAGGACGTTTGAATGGCGTGTTGCAGTTGGCACAAGGGAGAGATGGGATCTGCTAAGGAGAAAATAGGAGGCAGTCAATACTGGCATTTTTTGAGTGTTGGCTGAAAACTTGCTAACATTTGAATAGGATCACTCCTGTATATACGCACTGCATTCTATTACAGGTTGTTTGCCATTTGTGTTGGATTCAAGAACAGGATTTGGCTCAATGATTTTCATGATTGCTTTGTTGGGTGAGACACAACTGTGTCAGAGTTAGCAATAATGACAGATCGAGCTGATCCTTTTACAGTTCATTAATGCTGAACTGAAGTTTTGATAGCCTGGCTGGCGTTTTTTACGTAAGGCAGTCAAAGTGCTTCAGACCTTTGGGAGCCATTTTGTTTTATCATAAATGTTAAGAACTACTCCATTTTGTACAGCAAATCCAGCAGTAGTATGGCTGTGTGGAACTTAAGACCTTGAACTCATTAACTGAACCAGGGCTTTGGAAACGAGGAATGTCAACATTGCACATCTGAAGTAAACATTCGTGCTTCTCAGGCTGATATGCCATGTTGATTTGGTTGCTATCTCTATGCAGAGGAATTTGGTATTTATGCTGTACGGTGATAGTTCTTTGGGGTTTTGTCCTGTAAACAGCCATTAATCAGAGCTggttttgtcattgtttttttgctgttgcagaACTGCTTCAGTATTGCTGTCCGttcctttgtgtttttgttttttatcctTTACTTGTGAATGAAGTGAAAAAAGGTTTATAAAACTGGAGttgattttgaaaagaatgTAGTAGTATTCACTAAGACTTGAATATTACTGTGAGACACTGACCAACAGTTGACAAGATATGATACTGTGGAATAACTGTGGAACTTCAcatctttttttgccttttgctATCCAGAAGAACCGTTTGTCCTTTGGCAATGTATTGCAGCATTTCACttcctgtttggttttttttttcctattggtCTCATTAGAAATGGAGCTTTTGTTGgagtttctgtttttaataacCCCAGTACTGTTCTGGATTTCAGGCCCATTATGCCAGAAGGTCTCGTAGTGTTACAAGGAAACGTAAACGTGATGAGTCTGAAACCCCTAAATCCGTGGCACGCAGTCGCAGCTCCTCTCGTCCACCACGGGATGTCTCTGGTCTGCGTGATGAAAAGGTTTGTTAGAGATAATGACCTTttacagcaaaagaaacatCATCGTTGTACTTAAACTGGTTTCTGGGAAACTCTATAGTAGGGCAGTTGTGCCTGTTGAGAGTTCATCTCTCTTCGCAGCTTCATCTTCTGATCTTTTGAACtctctgttcttaaaaaaaaacaaaacttaattCATTCTTAACAGTGAGATGTAATGATGAGATGTAAGTACGTTTGAAAATGTTAAGTATGAAGGAAGAATGGTAAAAGCTGTACATATTTCATAACCTATTAGTAGAGCTCTGCTTTTAGTAAGATTGGAGTTTCAGGCGTAGCATGATTGTATTTTTAGTGTGTTGgagaagagttttgtttttaagagagaTTAGTGTCACACTGATAGTGTTCTAGAGTAGCAGATGGTTGCTTACGTGAAGTATTATTTCATGTCCTAGAAAATCCctggtgttatttttttaagggtAAAGCGAGTTACCTGATTTACTGAGGAAGTCACTCACCGTGTTTGtgtgcttgtttttaaatagatgGTGAAGAAAGTCAAGACTATGGCAAAGAAGgctcaaaagaaaatgaatcgCCTGGGCAGGAAAGGAGAGGCGGACAGACACATCTTTGACACCAAACCAAAACATCTGCTGGCTGGAAAGAGGAAATCTGgtaaaacacagagaagatgAGCAGTCTTCTGAATTAAAGCAGACAGTTATTAAAACTAATTTCTGGTCCTGTTTTCCCTTTTAGTAATGGTGAATGTTAACAAAAGCACACGTTTGAATTATGGGCAAGATAGTTGAAGCTCAGAGGGGGAGAGTTCTGATACAGGAGTTTGGAGTTCTCAGTGAGTCAGTAGGATTGTGGGAGATTTATCAATAGCTGTGGCAGAAGCTGTTTCTAAATAGACTTCAAAAATGACACTCCGAGGTTGAGATAAGGATGGTTTagtagaaaaagcaaaagctgtgcaCACAGGTAAAGCAAAATAAGGAATTAATTCACTGCTTCCCCGTGGCGGGCCTTCCCCTCAAAGCAGTGCTCCATCACACATGATGGTTACTTCCTGGGGCAGACAGATGCTGTAACTCCTAACACCACCTCCTCTCCCCCACAGCTTTCATTGCTGAGGGCGATGCCCTGCGGTGTGGGATTTcccccctcctcttcctttctccccagcTTCTATTGCTGATCACAAGGTCCTGGGGTATGGAATGTCCCTTTGGTTATTTGGGCCCAGTGGTCCTGGCAGTGTCCCCTCCCATGTTTTGTGCTTCCACAGCTTCCATAGTATCAGGGCAGTGTGAGAAACAGAGGAGCCCTCGATTCAGCTCAGCAATATATAAACATCATTGTGTTGTCAACATATTTTTCATCACATATCCAAAATACAGCACTATGAGCTATTAACCAAGAAAATTAACCCAGCCAAAATCAGCACGGGGGAGTGTTCAGGTGTGAGCTCACACGTACCAGAGCATTACCTTGATGGATTTCCATTTGTAGTCTGTCCCTCACCTACTTCATGTgatttgttattaaaaatactttttgtacTGCAAGGAAGttcagtggggggaaaaaaaaaatacttaaaactgTTCAGAGAATTGTTTGGCAAAACTTTGCTTTCAACTTTATGCTCACTGTTTCTGTTGCAGGCTCTTTTCCCAGCTTTTGCTCCAAGTTGACTATTTGAACTTGTGTTAAAATAGAACTCCACCTTGTTCACACCCAACCATATCACTTCCGTGCTTAaattcgtagaatcatagaatcgctaaggttggaaaagacccacaggatcatccagtccaaccattcacacatcaccaatggttcctgctaaaccacgtccctcaacacaacatccaaatgctctttgaacaccaccagggtcggtgactccaccacctctctgggcagcccattccagtgcctgaccaccctttcagagaagtagtatttcctaacatccagcctgaatcttccctggcgcagcttgaagctTAGGCAGCATTTTGTTCACGTTTAGAAATAAAAGCCCAGCCCAAGTTTTTAGGTTAACAGCTTTAATAGTCAGCCTTAAGAGAACATTTAAAAGTAGTTCAGGTATTTCAAAAAGCGTTCAAAAGAGACTCCTTAAGTAGTGTAGCTGATGAAACCAAATTCAAGACAGCTGTTACACCGCACTGCTATTACCCCCTCCTCCATTCTTTGCTTCAGGTCTGCATACAACAGCTTGGTCCTGAAACCCTTAAGTGTAGAACTGCGGACACAACTGGGACGAGCAACAAACTAGAAAAGTTAGATCTACCTGACACCAGCCCCAGACTAGTTAAAATCAAGTTTGACAAATAGGGTATTGTCCATACTGGTTCCCCTTATTTCATCAAGAAAACTCAGAGAAATTAACTTAAGAAATCTTTGTGGGGGAGCTATGGCTTACCTCTTACCCTCTAGTAGATTTTCTGATTAACTGAAATTAAGACTTTATGTATGCCTATAACTTCTCAGTCTTGAATTTTGGAGTTCAGGAGGTTTGAGATTTCCAGGACATTGGGAAGAAATCAGATGTTGCAGTAAAAAGTTTGTCTCAAGCTGCCTTTGTTTCCTGTAAGAtgaggaggagctctctaaTACACATCCCTTCTCTAAGGACAGACTACGGTCAGTAGGTAGTTATCTACCATCTACATTTAAGGTAATTAACCATAACTTTAATTAGAGATGTGCAATATTTGCTCACTAAACAGGCAGAGGATgggtaaaaaagaaatgtatcaGTGTTTATTATCTAAAGCTGTAACACATCATATAGCAGTTCAAAGTGAAATTCAGTCCACGCAGATGATGCAATTACTTAAGCTTTTACACATCTGCTTAACTACACAGTACAGCAGCCAGAGAGATCTGTTCTGCAATTGGAACAGTCCTGAGCACTTTGAactaattgtttttcttcccagacTAGTTCTGTCCTATCAGTGCAGGCCTCACATGGTTTTGTATTTAGTATTCTGGAAGATGTGGTGATACAAAATTGGAAATGCACCATCTctactgaaggagctgggcaggAAGAGCCCACACTCCCTTACAGCACGTCTAAGTGTGCAAGGCAGCAAGAGCAAACTGGGTACATGCAGCCTGAGGGTTCTTTAGCATCACATGAGGTAACAGAAGGATAAATCAAGGGCGTTTCTTATCCTACTGGGATGGAAGAGgggaagagacaggaaaaaaaatcactggctACAACCATCTGTTTAAAGTCACTTGTTAAACATGCTCCACGTGGGCCATTTTCCCCACACTTGAGTCACAAGTAACCACACAGACATCACGTCCAGCCTTCAGCATCTCTCACTGCAGCTATTTacattctgtgtattttttcatgATCAACAAATTTGTTCAAGTGAGGTAAGTTATCCCACCACTTAAAAAGAAAGGTCTCTGCAATTAGTTTAAACCAGGGAGTAATCTTGACTTCGTTCCTCGAGGCTTTGTCTAGAAGTtgcttcagttctttctgggtCACGTAACAGTAGCTCTGGATCTCATTGGGATCAGGATTAAGCGTTACATCCTTCTGCACAAATAAGATATAGTCTATCTCATGTTCACCCCAGATCCCATCAGACTTGGCCTTGTAGTGAATTCGTGTCAGATAGAAGATCTCTTCGGGAGTAACCTACAACCAAAACACACGTTAGgaccagcagcaaagcagaataAGTGAACTGCTTGGCAGCACACAATTACCAGACACTACTCTCTTcctaggaaattattttttccaagtgtaCTATTGCAGTGCATTTCCtaaacaaagataaaaaaaagttattataCGTTGACCATGTAAACTGCACAGCATTTCTCTAGGTGGGCTTACCCTACAATACTTTGACCAGACTTCTCCAATACAGTAAGGTTCAGATAATATTTACCAGAGCCTAATGTACACTTAGGAAAGCAGTGATGAACAAACATTTGCACCTGGCCCTCATCTCCCAAGGAAAGGAGCTGAAAACTGACAGGCCATGTATAACAAGGACCTGCCAGGGACCTGTGCAAATTGCAGACTAAGGTAATTAGTTCTGGGCACAAGCTAACCATCAGCTTTCCCAGCAGCGCACTGTTTTTCCTGTGTCATGACACGTGTCATTAGTTAACAAACGTTAAGAGTTAGGGATGGCACATTGCCTTCTGTTGGACAGTAGAATCACCTGCTCTGCTGAAAATGCAGGCATCCACACTTAGATCTGAAGCAATAAAATCCTTCATTACTGCTTAATTTATTCCTCATCTCATTTGATTTGAATAGCACAATACTTTAAGAGAACATTTAGTAAGACAAGCTTTTGACACTCCAGAATATAGACGAAGAATTCTCCAATTCATCAAatcctctgcatttctgaagttGAATTCAGTTTTAGATTTCACACCTGCCAGATGTGAAGATTCTTAGTGCTGTTAAGAACCTCCCCCTCTATTCTCCTTCCTTTACCTGCTCCATAGGGATTCCTAACTCTGCTTTCATTcgtctctgtgctgctctccgAACTCCAATGGcatcattttcttccagttccaGGGGGTGGCTCAGCGGATGGCTACAGCAAGTGTTGGTAAAGCAATCTGCAAGAAGTTTCTATCAGTACACTTTTGACACTGTAAATTGCTGCAAAAGCCCTGAGATATAGAGCAGCCAATCAACACAccacatttttgtttctcatttataGAGGATGGTCAGATGACCAGGAGAATATTTCTACCCCTTCTTTCCATTCACACTGCCAGATTTGTCTC is part of the Gallus gallus isolate bGalGal1 chromosome 2, bGalGal1.mat.broiler.GRCg7b, whole genome shotgun sequence genome and harbors:
- the IDI2 gene encoding isopentenyl-diphosphate Delta-isomerase 1, whose translation is MPEVSTDHLDEQQVQLLAEMCILIDENDRRIGADTKKNCHLNENIDRGLLHRAFSVFLFNTENKLLLQQRSNAKITFPDCFTNTCCSHPLSHPLELEENDAIGVRRAAQRRMKAELGIPMEQVTPEEIFYLTRIHYKAKSDGIWGEHEIDYILFVQKDVTLNPDPNEIQSYCYVTQKELKQLLDKASRNEVKITPWFKLIAETFLFKWWDNLPHLNKFVDHEKIHRM